Below is a genomic region from Candidatus Limnocylindrales bacterium.
GGGGGGGGGGGGGCCTCGTCGCCGATTTCGCGCTGATCAGCGCTGCTGCGCCCACCAGAATCAGGACATTTCGCCTGCAAATCGTTGTTTCCAGGTGGGCATCGCCATACGCTCCGCACCTGCCGCGTTAATGACACCTCCGAGAGGGCTGCCTCCTATGAAAACGCTGGACCCCGACAAGCACGACGACAACGGTGCCATCGGGGAGCAGCCGGATTCCGAGCACGACCGCCTCGCGCAGCCGGTCGACAACGAAGAGCCACCCAGGCTCGCGTTTCCCGTCGTCGGCATCGGCGCGTCGGCCGGCGGTCTCGAATCGGCAATCGAGTTCTTCGAGCACATGCGCGCCGACAGCGGCATGGCCTTCGTGCTCGTGCAGCACCTCCCGCCCGACCGCGAAACGCTGATCCCCGAGATTCTGTCGCGCAAGACGACGATGCCGGTGGACGTCATTGCCGAAGCCCAGAAGGTCGAGCCGAATCACGTCTACGTGATCCGGCCCGGGCGTACGGTCACACTGCGCGAGGGAGTCTTTCATCTCGGCGAGCCGCTCGTGAAGCCGATGCACAACCGGCCGGTCGACGACTTCTTCCGATCGCTCGCCGAGGAGCAGCGCGAGCGCGGCATTGCGATCGTGCTGTCCGGCATGGGCAGCAACGGCACCGCCGGAGCGCAGGCCGTCAAGGCCGTCGGCGGCCTTTGCATCGCACAGGATCCGGACTCGGCGGCGTATCCGTCGATGCCGCGTCATCTTATCGACGCGGAATACGCCGACTACATCCTGAGGCCGGCCGACATGCCGGAGACGCTCCTTGCGTACGCGGGTCATCCTTACGCGCGGGATCGCGGTGGAGATTTCGAGCAGACGCTCGGGCGCGAGCAGCAGTACGTGCGCGAAATCCTCGCGGTGCTGCGTACGCGCACGCACCACGATTTCAGCGGCTATAAGCGGCCTACGTTATTGCGCCGCATCCAGCGGCGCATGGGCCTCGCTCGTGTGATGCAGGTCGCGGATTACGCACGCCTGCTGCGCCAGACACCGAGCGAGGTCATGGCTCTCGCGGACGACCTTCTGATCCATGTGACGGGATTCTTCCGCGATCGTGAGCTGTGGGAGGTGCTGCGAAGCCAGGTGATCGTGCCGCTCGTGGCGTCCAAGGATGCCGATTCGTCGATCCGTGCGTGGGTTGCGGCGTGCTCGAGCGGCGAAGAAGCCTATTCGCTCGCAATGCTGCTCGTCGAAGAGTCCGAGCGGGCGGGCAAGCGGCTCGACATCAAGATCTTCGCGACCGATACCGCCGAGCGCACGCTCAGCAACGCGCGCCAGGGCATCTATCCCGGTGGCATCGAATCGGAAGTCGAGCCCGAGCGCCTCGAACGTTTCTTCCAGCGCGACGACGCGGTCTACCGCATCCGGCCCGAGCTGCGCGAGCGCGTGGTCTTCGCGCCGCAGAACCTGCTGCAGGATCCGCCGTTCAGCCGTCTCGACATCATCACGTGCCGCAATCTGCTGATCTATCTCGAGCCGGGCGTGCAGCAGCGCGTGCTGTCGATGCTTCATTTCGGACTGCGCGACGGCGGCACGCTCTTCCTCGGAACCAGCGAGACCGTCGGCGCGAACGACGACATGTTCGAGACGATCGACAAGAAAGCACGCATCTATCGCCGCATCGGCCCCACGCGCCACGGCAACATCGATTTTCCGCTTCCCCGTATCCTGGCGATGCACAATCACGAAGCGGCGTTCGCCGAGAACCGCTCGCTGGCGGCGCGCCAGTCGATCGCGCAGCTCACGACCCGCGCGTTGCTCGACCACCACGTTGGGGCTGCGGTGACGATCGATCGCGACTACCGCATCCTTTACTACCACGGCAACACGTCGCCGTTCCTTCGCCAGCCGGCGGGAGAACCGACGCGTGAGCTGATGTCGGTGATCCGCGACACGCTGCGGGGAGCGGTGCGCGCCGCCGTCCAGCGCGCAATCGCGCACCCGGGCACGACGACGCTCGAGAACGCATGGGTGTACCGCGACGGCGGAGGCCGTGCGCAGATTGCCGTGTCGGTTTCGCGCGCCAGCGCAAAGTCCGAGCCCGACTGCTTCGTCGTCAGCTTTCGCGAGGTCGGCGAATGGCTGGCGAGTGGGGCCAATGCATCGCGTTCCGACCAGGAGAATGCCGACAACCTGCGGCGCGTGCGCGACGAGCTGCAAAGCACGGTCGACGAGTTGCAGACGAGCAACGAGGAGCTCAAGGCGGCACACGAGGAGGTCGTCAGCACCAACGAAGAGCTTCAGAGCACCAATGAAGAGCTCGAAACCAGTCGCGAGGAGATGCAGTCGCTCAACGAGGAGCTCTCGACGGTCAACGGCCAGCTGCAGGCCAAGATGGAGGAATACCAGGCGGTCACGAGCGACCTGGCGAGCCTGCTGACGAGCACCGACATCGCCGTGCTGTTCCTGGATACCGGGTTTCGCATCCGCCGCTTCACGCCGCAGGTCAAGCAGCTGCTCGACGTGATCGCGACGGACGTCGGGCGGCCGTTTTCCGATCTGGCGCAGAAATTCGACGACCCGCTGCTGCTCGAAGAGGCCCGGCTCGTTCTCGAGCGCCTCACTCCGTGCGAGCGCGAGATCGCCGTCGGCCCCGACCGCTGGTTTTTGCGGCGGATCACACCGTACCGCACGGCGGAGAACCGCATCGACGGCGTCGTGATCACGTTCGTCGAAACCACCGCTCGCCGGCGCGCGGAGGAGGCGCTGCGAAGGAGCGAGGAGCAGTTCCGCCGATCCATCCAGGAAGCGCCGGTTCCGGTCATCATGATGGCCGAAAATGGAGAGGTGCTGCAGCTCAGCAGCGCATGGACGGAGCTCACCGGACATACCATCGACAGCATCCCGGTCATGGAAGCTTGGCTCAGCCACGTGGACGACGATGGTGCCGCGGCCGTGCGCAGCCGGATCCGCGATCTCTTCCGGGGCGCGATCCGTACCTTCGAAGTCGACTTCGTGATCCGCACGCGCGACGGACAGGATCGCCACTGGCGCCTGCACGCTTCGTCTCCGGGTGCGCTGCCCGACGGGCGACGGATGTGCGTCGGAATGGCCGTCGACCTGACCGACCGCAAGCGCGCCGAGGCCGAGCTCGAGAGCTCGAAGCAACTCGTCGAAGCGGCGAGCGAGATGAAGGATCGCTTCCTCGCAAACATTTCTCACGAGCTGCGCACTCCGCTGTCGGTGATCCTGATGTGGTCGAAGCTGCTGACGTCGAGCGACATGACCCCGGACGAACAACACGAGGCCTACGACGCGATCGTCCGGGCTGCCGATGCGCAGCGTCGCCTGGTCGAAGACCTTCTCGACACCACGCACATCGCTTCGGGAAAGCTGCGGGTTTCGCTGAAGCCGATCGAGCTCAATCGTCTCGTACGCGCGGCAATCGACGTCGTACGGCCTCTTGCCGACAGCAAGGACGTCACGCTGTCGACCCAGCTGCAGGAGCCGCCGGATGTGGTGCTCGCGGACGCGGGGCGGCTCGAGCAGGTCGTCTGGATCCTTCTGACCAACGCCGTCAAGTTCACGCCGAGCGGCGGCGCGGTCGAGATCTCGACGTGCCAGGACGGCGACTGGGTGGACCTTCGCGTGCGCGATACCGGCGCGGGAATTCCGGCTGATTTTCTCCCCCATCTCTTTCATCCGTTCGCGCAGGCCGAAACAGGTCGAACTCGTTCCGGACTCGGCCTCAGGCTTTCGATCGCGCGCTCGCTCGTCCAGCTTCATGGCGGCGCGATCACGGCCAACAGTGACGGGCTCGGCAAGGGGGCCACGTTCACGATCCGGCTCCCCCGACATGTGCGTCCCGTCGAGCGCGATGCGCTTCACCGCGACGGGAATGCTGGCGGTCAAAGTCTCGGAGGCGTCTCGGTCCTGCTGGTGGAGGACAACGTCGATGCGATCCGCGCGATCAAGATCGCGCTCGAAAACGCGGGTGCGCGCGTCGAAGCGATGACGAATCCGCTCGAAGCTCTCGAAGCATTTCGCGAAGTTGCGCCCCACGTCGTGATCAGCGACCTCAGCATGCCGGAGCTGACCGGCCTCGAGCTGATGCAGAAGCTGCGCGCAATCGAAAAAGAGGAATCCCTCGCTCGCGCAAAGGCGATCGCGCTGACCGCGCTCGCGACCGGACACGATCGCACCGAGGCGCTCGAGAGCGGCTTCGACATCTTTCTTGCCAAACCGATCGACCCCGAGATGCTCATCGCCGAAACCCACGCGCTGATTCACGCCGGAAACAATTGACGTGGACAGCGGAACGGCCCATGACGCGTTCATGGAGCCGGTTCATGTCCTTTGTGTCGACGACAACGCCGACATGCGAAAGATCCTTTCGATGCTCATCGACAGGACGGACGGAATGACCTGCGTCGGAGCGCTCGATAGCGCCAGCAACCTTGCAACCGAAGCGGCCGATCGCGATGCCGATGTCGTGTTGCTCGATCTCGGCATGCCCGGATGCGATTCGTTCGAGGAGATGCGCGCGCTCGCAAGGACGGGCTCGGCGAAAATCATCGTTTACAGCGGGAGCAGTGATCCGGATACCGCCGAACAGTCGATCGCAGCGGGCGCCGCCGCGTGTCTCTGCAAGGGAACGCACCCGCGCGCGCTCGTCGAGAAGATCCTCGACGTTGCGGCGGGCAACTGCTGATCGCCGGCTGGACTAGCCGCAGGCCGGGCAGGCAAGGCTTACCGGCAGGGACACCGCGGCTTTCAATGCAATGAGAGCGTCGGTCGCGGTCGTGCCGCCGGTACCATTGACGTTGCAGTAGCAGACATCGCACTCGGTCGAGCCGACCGACGCACGCAGCACGAACAACGCATCGCCCGCGGTGACCTTGCCGAACGGTGCGACCGGATCCGCGCAACCGGCAATCGCGAGCGACTGAAAAACCGCATCGTCGAAGCTCGCGGTGATCGATCCGCCTGCGGGTCCGGTCTTGGTCGTGCGCAGCTCGACCAGCGCGGCAACTGCACCCTGCGGTGCAGCCGCAGTCACATGATGGGTCGTCCAGTCGGGCGCACTCGTCAGGAACGTCGACTCGAGCAGGTCGTTGAGCGACTGGCTGCAGGCTGCATCGGCTTCCCACCGCACCACGATCACGGCCCTTCCCTCTGCGCTGCCCTCGAGGTCGATCTTGATGTCTGCGCCGAATTCGTAGGTGTCGCCGGCGGTGACCGGCACGCAGGTCGTGATCGCCGTGCTCTTGGGTTCGGTCACGACGATCGCGAGCGAGCCGGACGACGGCGAGCCGTCCGAATCCTGCGGCGACCAGTCGGTGCCGACGGTGGTGTCCCATCCGTCGAGATTGGTATCGAAGTCCGCGTTCGGCAGGAGGTTCTGCGCGAACACCGGGCTCGAAAAGACGGTCAGCATGGCGGCGACGGCGCCGGCGGCCAGCGGTCTCAGCATCGACGGACCTCCATCATCCGCCGCATCCTAGACGATCGCCCGACCTGGCACGAGCAGACGCCGCACGCAGTGTCACGAAAAATCAGATCGGTCGCGACGCGTCCTTCTCGGAGATGCCGAACTTCTCGGCCGGATGATGAATGCCGGACTGCGTGAGCTCGGCGTTGTCTTCGCGAAGAATGTCCTTGAGGGCGCAACGCTCGCGTTCGATCTCGGATGCGGTGCGGAATCCCATCCGCCGCAGCACCGGCAGCGGCGGACACCAGCCCTGCAGCGTGTGCTGCATGTAGAAGCCCTGCACGATCAGCGAAAGCACGAAGCCGCGCCGCCGCCCGGAGAATCCGGCAAGCAGGCCGGCGAGCGAGAATCCCGACGAAGCCATGGCCAGTGCGCGTTCGATGTCCCACTCCTGGTCGAGCATTTTGAGGCGGTGAGGAATGGCGGTCGGATGCTCGGTGAAATAGGCGACGCTCGCGCGAAATGCCTCCTTGATTTCGAGATTGACGTCGCGCGAGGTGTTCGATGGAACGCGGCCTGCAGTGGATTCGATCATGGCTTGCTCCTTTGCCGCATGCGGCGCACGCCGGCATCGCGCCAGGCGGGCAGAGATCAATATGTGGATTCGGCGGCTTGGAGCTCCGGGTGAGAGCTCCAAGTCGCGCTTCTCTGCGACCATTAGGGAGGTCGATGCGGAGTCGAGCAAGTCGAACGCAGCGATTTACCCGAACGGGAGAAAAGCCCTGCCGCGTGCGGCGAATTGCTTCGGAGCGATCGCGTTTGCAGTATCCCGACACCGGGTGAGCGGTTCGCCCGATTCTTCGTGCGAGGCAACGAACAATGACAATCCCGGGAAGCTGTCTGTGTGGTGCGGTGCGCTTCGAAGTGACCGGCGATCCGCTGTGGGCCCACAACTGTCACTGCTCGCGCTGCCGCAAGACGCGCGGCGCGGCGTTCGCATCCAACCTTTTCATTGGCGAGGACGGATTCCGCTACATCGAGGGCGAGAGCGAGGTCCGTTCGTACAAACCGCCGGGCGCCGAGCGGTTCACGCACGCGTTCTGCACCCGGTGCGGCTCGAGCATGCCGTGGCGCAACGAGAGCCGTGCGATGGTGGTGGTGCCGATGGGGTGCCTCGACGGCGATCCCGGAATCGAGCCGCGCGCGAACATCTTCGTCGAGTCGAAGGCGACCTGGTTCGCGATCACCGATGCGCTGCCGCAGAGTCCGGCCGCGCCCGGAAGCTGAATCCCACGGTCTCTACAGGCACGCCGAGCACTGCAGCGGCGTCGCGCCGGAGACCGCAAAGCGCAGCACCTTGAGCGCGTCCGTGCTCGCGACCACGCCGTTGCCGTCGCCGTCGCAGACGCACGGCAGGCATTCGAGAGTTCCCACCGCAGTTTTCAGTACCTGCAGCGCATCGCCCGCGGTCGTCGTGCCGCTGTTGTTCGGGTCACCGCAGCGGGCTTCGACGGCTCTGGTGAACTGCAGCAGCATCGTGCCGTGCGTATCCTTGAGGCTGAACGTGTGCGGCGTGCCGAGGAAGCCGAACGTGTACGCCGGGAACGGATCGATCAGGTCGTCATTCAGGAATGCATCGTCGGTGATGGCGAGGAAGAGCTGGACGTCCTCGTCGGGCGTCCCGTCGATCGACATCGTGCCGCCTTCGTTGCCGACCACGCGCGGACCGTCGTAGGCGCGAAAGGTATCCGACGGCGAGCTGCCCGAGAGCTGGACCTCGTAGAACGCGGTGTGCGAGCCGCGGATTTCCGTCTCGAGGAAATCGGCAACGAACGCCGAGTTGTGCGTGTGCGGATACTCGCCGCGCATCGGGTCGTCGTCGGTGTCGGGCGTGCTGGTGTCGAACGTGAAATAGCCCGTGACGACGGTGTCGAGCGGTACGGTGAGACCGAACGGTTTGCCGGCCACGGTTGCCGCCCTTGCCTCGTACGCCACCGTAACGATTGCCGCGCGGGCTCCGGTCGAAAGCAGAGCCAGCATCGGCAACGTCATCGTCAGTCGGAATGCGTGCATGTTCCCCTCCTTCTGAAGCGCGCGGTTTCCCGCGCTCAGGCTGAACGCGCGGTTTCCCGCGCTCCGGCCGAACGCACGGTTTCCGGCCGCTTCGGGCCAGCCGCGCAATTCCACGTAACAGATCGGCCAGGCTCGAAAAAGATCCTCGGCGGCGAATCGGGCATCGGCCGTCAGAGACGATACGCCGCGTCGAGAAGCCGGGCTCGCTACGGGACGCAGGACGAATCGGATGCGGCGTTGTCGAAAAGATCGCAGTCGCGTGCGAGCGCGTCGGCAGCGTCGAACAGGCGGCACATGCGGCACGCGGCGCCCGACGCGACGCACGCGTCGAACCCGGTATCGGTAAACGCTGCGCACTGGCCGGGGAACGCAGCCGACAGGTCCATGCCGGCGCAGCTCTTGATCCGCGCCTGGCGCAGCCTGGTCGCATCCATGGCGATGTGGGAGCTCATCACGAGCGAGTCGGCGGCGACGTCGTCGAAGCACGCTTCGAGATTTTCGGCGGCGAAGGCCGCACCGTCCTGGATTCGTGCTTTTACGCAGCGTGCGAAGCTCGTGACGTACGAAATCATCAACCGGTCGGCGGCTTTGGCAACGGCGCGCTGGCATGCGGCGCCGACCGGATCGGCGGCCTTGGCAAGAGCGGCCGCGGACACGTCGTCTCCCAGCAGATCGAGCAGCCACGAGCGGCGCTCGGATTCTGCGGCGGCTGCTGCGACCAGCGCGCCGGCGTACCCGATCTCCGGAGGAGTCAGGCAGAAGCGCTCGTCCGCCGCGACAGTTTTTTCACGTGCACGCGCGACTTTGCCTTTCGCGTCCGCGACGAGGCAGCTGTCGGCATCGCTATCGGTTCCGGCGGACGCACCGGCCAGGCAGGTCAGGTTTTCCTTTCCCTGCGCCTTGGCGACACCAATGGTTCGGTCGTTGATCGTCGTCACGCAAAGTCCGGCTTCCGAATCGAGAGCGTTCTCGTTCATGCATGCGGAATCGCATCCGTCGCCTTCGAGCCGGCCGCCGTCGTCGCACTGCTCGGCCGGGATCTCGAGGACACCGTTTCCGCAATCGGGAATCGCGCGCATTCCGGTGACGGGTCCGGCAATCGCG
It encodes:
- a CDS encoding CheR family methyltransferase is translated as MKTLDPDKHDDNGAIGEQPDSEHDRLAQPVDNEEPPRLAFPVVGIGASAGGLESAIEFFEHMRADSGMAFVLVQHLPPDRETLIPEILSRKTTMPVDVIAEAQKVEPNHVYVIRPGRTVTLREGVFHLGEPLVKPMHNRPVDDFFRSLAEEQRERGIAIVLSGMGSNGTAGAQAVKAVGGLCIAQDPDSAAYPSMPRHLIDAEYADYILRPADMPETLLAYAGHPYARDRGGDFEQTLGREQQYVREILAVLRTRTHHDFSGYKRPTLLRRIQRRMGLARVMQVADYARLLRQTPSEVMALADDLLIHVTGFFRDRELWEVLRSQVIVPLVASKDADSSIRAWVAACSSGEEAYSLAMLLVEESERAGKRLDIKIFATDTAERTLSNARQGIYPGGIESEVEPERLERFFQRDDAVYRIRPELRERVVFAPQNLLQDPPFSRLDIITCRNLLIYLEPGVQQRVLSMLHFGLRDGGTLFLGTSETVGANDDMFETIDKKARIYRRIGPTRHGNIDFPLPRILAMHNHEAAFAENRSLAARQSIAQLTTRALLDHHVGAAVTIDRDYRILYYHGNTSPFLRQPAGEPTRELMSVIRDTLRGAVRAAVQRAIAHPGTTTLENAWVYRDGGGRAQIAVSVSRASAKSEPDCFVVSFREVGEWLASGANASRSDQENADNLRRVRDELQSTVDELQTSNEELKAAHEEVVSTNEELQSTNEELETSREEMQSLNEELSTVNGQLQAKMEEYQAVTSDLASLLTSTDIAVLFLDTGFRIRRFTPQVKQLLDVIATDVGRPFSDLAQKFDDPLLLEEARLVLERLTPCEREIAVGPDRWFLRRITPYRTAENRIDGVVITFVETTARRRAEEALRRSEEQFRRSIQEAPVPVIMMAENGEVLQLSSAWTELTGHTIDSIPVMEAWLSHVDDDGAAAVRSRIRDLFRGAIRTFEVDFVIRTRDGQDRHWRLHASSPGALPDGRRMCVGMAVDLTDRKRAEAELESSKQLVEAASEMKDRFLANISHELRTPLSVILMWSKLLTSSDMTPDEQHEAYDAIVRAADAQRRLVEDLLDTTHIASGKLRVSLKPIELNRLVRAAIDVVRPLADSKDVTLSTQLQEPPDVVLADAGRLEQVVWILLTNAVKFTPSGGAVEISTCQDGDWVDLRVRDTGAGIPADFLPHLFHPFAQAETGRTRSGLGLRLSIARSLVQLHGGAITANSDGLGKGATFTIRLPRHVRPVERDALHRDGNAGGQSLGGVSVLLVEDNVDAIRAIKIALENAGARVEAMTNPLEALEAFREVAPHVVISDLSMPELTGLELMQKLRAIEKEESLARAKAIALTALATGHDRTEALESGFDIFLAKPIDPEMLIAETHALIHAGNN
- a CDS encoding GFA family protein, with translation MTIPGSCLCGAVRFEVTGDPLWAHNCHCSRCRKTRGAAFASNLFIGEDGFRYIEGESEVRSYKPPGAERFTHAFCTRCGSSMPWRNESRAMVVVPMGCLDGDPGIEPRANIFVESKATWFAITDALPQSPAAPGS
- a CDS encoding response regulator transcription factor, yielding MDSGTAHDAFMEPVHVLCVDDNADMRKILSMLIDRTDGMTCVGALDSASNLATEAADRDADVVLLDLGMPGCDSFEEMRALARTGSAKIIVYSGSSDPDTAEQSIAAGAAACLCKGTHPRALVEKILDVAAGNC